In Sciurus carolinensis chromosome 4, mSciCar1.2, whole genome shotgun sequence, the sequence GACCTCGGAGCTCAGGACGAGAGCGCAGAGGGCGCCCGAGGAGGTGTGACCACGAGTAGCCGTCGGAGCCCCTGCCCCTCCCGACCCCCGGGGAGTCCGCCGGCCTTCACGCCAACCCTCCGCTGCGCGCTCCGAGCTGCATCAAAAAAGGGTGGGGCACCCAGCCACAGCTGCAAACGGAAGCCGCCCGGGAGGATTTAAGAAGAATGGAACCATAGTCACCCCAACCCCCATGTGACACCCCCAGCCGGGGATCGACCTGTCCTTTATGCCCACTCCCtacctcccaggcccaggaggcgcGGCAGCCTTTGTGGGCGCATAGCCGCCCACCGCCGAGCCGAGCCTCGCCGCACCCTGCGCGCAGAAGGGGCGGGCAGGGTGGGGTACGCGTGCAGATGCGGGAGGCAGTATTCAAGGCGGGTCGCGAAGGCGGGCACGCTGGGCGCTCGGTTCTCCGCCGAGGTGGAAGGGGGCGAAGGAGGGGCGATCCCGCGCCCGTCTCCGtctccacccccaaccccataCCAACCTGGTCGTAGATGTTCTGCAGGGCTTCCTTGCCCGAGGCCCGCCGGATCTCCACCTTCCGGCCGGATTCAACAGATGGCTCCCCGCCGGCACGCCGGCCCTGACGGGAGTACGGCGGCTGCGAGTCGGGGCCCAAGTGGGCGACGTCCCGCTGCTGAGCCACCACCTGCCCCGAGCCCCGGCCCACCGACAACGAGTCGAAATCGATGGTCTTATTCTCCGAGGACCCTTCCACCGGGCAGAACATGCCACAGAATTTCTGCCGGGGCTTGGGGCTGCCCGAGcccaggtttttaaaaaaggcaGGGACCTCTTCGTCCTCTGCCGCCTTCCCTGACTGCTTCCTCTCGGCCATGGCGCGGGGACGCGGGGAGGGTCCTCTCCGTCAGTCAGTCCGTCCGTCTGCGGGTCCCTAAGTCTCCCTCTCCGTGTGCACAAACCGCTAGCTGCTGCCGGGGCTGCCGCTCTCTGCCTACCGCAAGGTGtacagaaaggaaggagggctGGCGAGCAGGCGACCCACCCCTCCGGTCCCTCCCCCTGACCCCGctttctcccctccctgcccACGCCCCCCGCAGCCGCCTCGCGAGCTCAGGCGAGCGGCAAAGTTGGGTCTGGGAGGGCTGCCGCTGCGGCAGCCGGAGCCCGGAGACTGCCAGTTCCCGGCAGCGCGGGGAGGAGCCAggcgcgggcggggcggggcgcggcggGAGCGAGCGAGCGCGGGAGggcggggaggagagggagggagggaaggggaggggaggagaggggagggcgGCGCGCCTGGAGCCTCGCGCTCCGGAAGTGAAGCGGTCAGACCACCAGCTAATGGATGCGTGCTGGAAAGCCTGCTGACCGCTCTCGGCGCCTAGGTAAGTGTGGGTCGGGTACATGGGTCCAGAACCCAAGGGCGCAGCCCCTGGCCCATCTCCCTCACCTACCGGCCCGGGCCCCTCTCTTTCACTGCATTGCGGAGGTGGGCCAGGGGCGAGGGCGCATCAAGGATGGGGCTCCCGCCCCCTTACCCAAGGTACCAACTGATGGATGGGGAAGGGGGTCAAGCTGGCAGCGCCAGGATATTGAGATGGGCAAGGTGCAGTGCCAGTAGCGGGGATAAGAGGGGACCTGCGGATGCGCAAGACACCAAAGCTTCAGTGTACCTACGCACCTAGGTGGGGTACAGGGGGCAGAGTGAAACCAGGGGTTCTAGTTGTGCATCCACAGTGATGGGGGGGAAAACATGGAGGGGAGTAATGCGGAGGGGCATGGGAGCGGGAATAGAGAGAGACTGCGTGTGGGAAGGTAGTCGAAGTACAGTCTGTGAATTCGCCACGATAGAACCTCTGTATCACCCGATGGTACCATGTACCGCATCTACGCCACTGCCCCAAGAAAGGTCCAAGAGAGTCGTGATCTGGTACCTTCCCCACCACTAACAACAATAAAACGGTGGGGGATAAGCAGAATGCAACCCATTCCCTAAATGGCTTTCGGGACTTCCGGGGGTGAACCAATTAGTTGCTGCATCCCTGCACCAGTAGCGCACTGCGCCAGAGCCACGGGGCTTCCCAGGTTGCCGTAAGCGGCTGCCAGGGGCCTTACCGGCGAGCAGGCACGCAAGTCGCGTGGGCATGACGCGTGGGCAGTAGGTGATAGGGTGCCGTTGGGGAGGGAGCGTGGTGAATTGTGTGGGGCCAACCTGGGGAGAATGTAGGGACTTGGTAAGTATTTGCAGATTATCCATCGATAACTGCGAGGTTGATGGATGTCTACTGGACGTTTTGTTCGCGTTAAGTGACCGCTTCTACGGGGTCTTCTCGCTTATTCATCTTCATGTCCTTCCTGCTAGCAGTGCCTGCCTCTGGTGGGTTCCAGCCCCACCTCTCCGCCTCTCTCCTTGGTGGCGAAATCCTGCAGAAACGAGGCGGGTCCTTCGGTAGCTCTAGAGGAAGATCTGAGCATGCTCAGTAACCTGGGTGGATTTGGGCTAAGAGAGGCAGTTTACCACAGAGCGTTGCGTAAGGCAGTGTGACCAAGAATTCTGTCACATTGTCAGCCCTTGTCGCCTTTCCCAGTTATGAGGGACCGCTCGATGTGTGGAGTTAAATTTGGAGAGCATGCAGCCACAGTTTGAAGATCGGGAATCTTAGGATGAGAAGTCAGAGGACAGAGAATCTATAGCAATGGTGGACCAGGTATCTGGGACTTAGTGACTTCGCGTTTGAATAAAGAGAATTTGTGTAAATTACATCATTTCCTACGGGGATGACCGCTTTCCAAGTTAAGAAATGGGTTTTGAGAGCTTTAGGCACTGTACCCAAGATCAGAATCTGATTAAACAGTCCAATTCCAGTGGGGGGTCTTCTCTTGGAAGCGTGGTTCCTTTCCCACGTTGTCCTGTGGGCGCCCTTAAATGTGAGAGAAATATGGAGATCTCACATattttgccaggcacagtggcacacatctgtaatcccagtgactctggaggctgaagcaggaagatgacatattcaaggccagcctccccgacttagcaagaccctgactcaaaataaaacaggatcGCAGagataaaacacccctgggttcagtcgcAGTCCAATTGCATCTTTTCATTGAAGGTCACATTGCAATTGGGGATCCTGTCAGGAGAAAGAGCCCTCCAGAGGTGATCTGACTTTAGCATGACAATTTTTCTACAggcctgtgttttagtcagctttttgtcaccaaaagacctgacaagaacaacagagggagagaaagtttatttggggctcacagtttcagaggctcagtccataaATGAccaactccacagctctgggccaaAGGTGAAGCAGAGCATGAAGGCAGGAGAGAAATAGAgatatagagatagagatagagatagagatagagatagagatagagatagagatgatAGAgatagaagggaagagagagaatgcGCTctagctctgctcaccagggctAAACCTCAAAGTCACACAcccatgacccacctcttccagccatacctgacagttacctcccagttaatccatcaatggataagTGTTAAGACTCATAactcaatcttttctcctctaaacattcttgcattgtctcacacttgagctttgcGGGGAGAGGGACACCATATATCCAGACTATAAGAGCGCAGGAGATGTTTCTTCCTGGGCATTCAGTGTCATTTTACATACCAGCTTTCCTCTAGATACTCCAATGGGGAGGAAAGTCATCCCATATTTTAGAAGGAAAACTCAGGCCTTGTCAGCAGTCCCAGCTCCCTGGAGCTTCCAGGCAGTTTTTGTCCTGGCTCTCTGGCACTATGGTGCGACCTTCAGCAACTCCCAGAAGAATTTTGGAACTGCTCCTGCTCCAGCAGCTACCAGAGCTGTAAACTGGCATCTGTGGCATATGAACTCAGTTTGGATTGATGGAGATTTTCAGGCCAAGGGGGAAATGGTCGTAGCCCCAGCACACCCTCCACGTCACTGCGGGGTATGTCAGCAGCGGCATTTGGTCAACAGTGGAATGCATATGCTGCAGTGTTCCCAGGAGATTCCATGGCGGTGACTTTCATCAAAGTTTGTCTAAGCGCAGGATGTGGCctcaggcatttcacagaagttACCCAGtcccagctgggtgcagtggcgcgggtctgtaatcccagcatctccgGAGGCTAAGGAAGAAGGGTTTCAAGTTCAAGGACCcctggacaacttagggagacctgtctcaaaataacaaagggctggtgatgtagtgtaactcagtggtaaagcactcctgggttcaacccccagtatgtaaaagaaaaaaaacttactcTCAGGATTGTAGTAGGGACTTCTCCCTGTTATACTGGCCCGTCTCCCAGGCTCTCCAGACATACTTCTTGATGGATGATGTGCTTCGCAGCTCTCCCTCCTCTCAAATGACAGGTTCAAGTTACGATGCTAGGTAGAAAGTTTTGTGTTAGTGACTTACCATCCATAGCCAAAGAAACACCCCCTTCGTGCCTTTGTAAAAACTCACTAGACCTAAAAGGGGATTATTTCAAATTCCAAATTTAACTTATTTGGccttgagattttatttttctaattgttatatctatattaacttatttttaaatgtttgagtaATTCTCAattgaaaatcttttgttcttggtactgggttttgaactcaggggaacatcaccactgacttacatccccagtcctttttatttttttatcttgagacagtctcactaaattgcttagggcctggctgaATTTATGAGCCctaccttgaactttcaatcctcctgccgcagcctcctgagtttctggaattataggcgtgcaccagcACACCCAACTCAGATTCTTTTCTGTCCAAGACATGAAGTATTTCCATCTTGTTTAGGAAATTTAGTTAAATTTTGAAGGATAGtcatatttttttcatccttCTCCACTGGATCATCatattaatcagaaaaatgaacttacactccatttatgtatgatctatcaaaatgtataaatgcattctattgtcatgtacgactaaaacaaaaaaaatttgaaaaaaatttaaagtgcatCAGTCTTCATCACTGGATAGTAAGCATAAAAATATGTTATTCTTCTTTGTGTGTAACAGGACAGCTTGGCTGAGCTGAAGCTAAGACTCACACACCATTGTGTGGAGGAGGATGACATTGTCCTGTACTAGAAGCTGAATATATAAGCTCCTTGACTCTCACGGAACATTCTGGAATGCACAAACAGGTATCCAGCTGCATCTTATTTCATCTTTCAAATGGCAAAggttgaggtttttttttttttattatttatttgttttttgaagtttttttagtgctgggcattgaaccctgggcctcatgcgtgctaggtgttttagtcagttttttctctgctataaccaaaagacctgagaagagcagttttagaggaggaaaagtttatttagtgctCTCAGTTTCAGaattctcagtccatagatagccggCTCCACAgctgtgggcccaaggtgaggcagaacatcatggtgcatGAATGAAAGCCGCttaggacatggccaccaggaagcagagaggtctGCACTCACCAAGGAcagaatataaaccccaaaggcattccCCCAGCAACCTGACTGCTGGAGACACACCCTTCCTGCCTGCAGTGACCACCCAGCTAATCCCTTCAAGTGGATTACTgcgctgattaggttaaggctgccACAACCCGATCATTTccctctaaacttccttgcattgtgtcacacatcAGCCTTGGGGGGACACTTCCAATCTAAACCATAACCCAGGGCAGACGTTCTACCATcgagctgcagccccagctcgTGGCAGAGAGCTTGAATCCTGCCTGCAGGGGGGACCTAAGACATAAGTCAACATGTCTGCTAGTCATCTGGGGCAGGGGGACTCGATTGCAATGGATCCGCAAGAGGGGACAAGTCACAGTAAGCAATGAAGGGGTGTGACAGAATGGGCCAGACACCAGTGCAGTGTAAGACGGAGCCTCCCTTCTACCCCCAGTTCATCCCAAACTGGAGTAGGATGCTTCCTGGGCCGTGGTAAAAACGAGCATTGTTTCACCAGGATTCCAAGCCACCCTGCTGTGACACGTCTCTCCAGGAGTCCTGGGTGCTAGAGTACCAGACATTTCCCCACCAACTGGAGAGAGGAGAAGCATCGGAAACCAGGACACAGTGGGGAAAGCAGCTCTTCCAGGTGCCTCCACGGTCATCAGAGGAGGGTCAATGCCACCTGGCTGCCGAAGTCCAGGAGGGGACAGCAGCAAGGGGACTGCAGAGCCTGAGGCAGTGGTACTGCTGTGGGGTAGGTCTGCAGACACAAGGGGAGTGCGAACCGGTCCTGCTCAAAGATTTTGAGACTGTGTGTGGAGAGGCCTTCGGGTGGGTTCTGAGTTTAGAGCGGCGTCACCCCTAAGGCTGTGCATACCCACAGCTCCGGTTGCTACCTGTAGAGTGAGTGGGTCGGTTTTGGGGACAATGGCAGTGGCACTGTTGGAGGACTGGTGCAGGATCGTGAATGTGGAAGACCAGAAGTCGCTGATGGTGACGGGCATACGAGTGAACTGTGATGAGGCTGAGATCCAGGTGATCCTGCAGGAGACTCTAAAGTCTCTGGGCAGGTACAGATTGCTTGGCAAGATGTTCCGGAAGCAGGAGAATGCCAATGCCGTCTTACTAGAGCTTATGGAGGACGTTGATGTCTCAGTGATCCCCAGTGAGATTCAGGGAAAGGGAGGTGTCTGGAAGGTGATCTTTAAGACCCCTAACCAGGACACTGAATTTCTTGAAAGACTGAACCTCTTTCTAGAAAAAGAGGGGCAGACAGTCTCAGGTATGTTCCGAGCCCTTGGGCACCATGGGGTATCTCCGGCCACAGTACCCTGCGTATCTCCAGAGGTACTGGCCCATCTGTTGGGACAGGCAATGGCAAATGTCCCTCAGCCCCTGCTGCCCATGAGATACAGGAAGCTGAGAGTGTTCTCAGGGAGTGCCACACCAGCCCCAGAGGAGGAGCCGTTTGAGGTCTGGTTGGAGCAGGCCACTGAGATAGTCAAAGAGTGGCCCATCTCAGAGGCAGAGAAGAAGAGGTGGCTGGTGGAGAGCCTGCGGGGCCCTGCTCTGGACCTCATGCACATAGTGCAGGCTGACAACCCAGCCATCAGTGTGGAAGAGTGTCTGGAGGCCTTCAAACAGGTGTTTGGGAACCTGGAGAGCCACAGGACCTCCCAGGTAAGATACCTGAAGACCttccaggaggaaggggagaaagtcTCAGCCTATGTGTTACGGCTGGAAACCCTGCTCCGGAGAGCTGTGGAGAAGCGGGCCATCCCCAGGAATATTGTGGACCAGGTCCGCCTGGAGCAGGTCATGACTGGGGCCAACCTCGGAGAGGTTCTCTGGTGTCGGCTTAGGGAGCTCAAGGATCAGGGCCCGCTTCCCAACTTCCTGGAGTTGATGAAGATAgttcaggaagaagaggaggaggaggtctcTTTTGAACATGAGAATATCCCTGGGCGTGCTGGTGCCTGCCTGTAACCCCaggaattgggaggctgaggcaggaggatcccaagtttgaggagagcctcagcaacttatt encodes:
- the Pnma2 gene encoding paraneoplastic antigen Ma2, whose product is MAVALLEDWCRIVNVEDQKSLMVTGIRVNCDEAEIQVILQETLKSLGRYRLLGKMFRKQENANAVLLELMEDVDVSVIPSEIQGKGGVWKVIFKTPNQDTEFLERLNLFLEKEGQTVSGMFRALGHHGVSPATVPCVSPEVLAHLLGQAMANVPQPLLPMRYRKLRVFSGSATPAPEEEPFEVWLEQATEIVKEWPISEAEKKRWLVESLRGPALDLMHIVQADNPAISVEECLEAFKQVFGNLESHRTSQVRYLKTFQEEGEKVSAYVLRLETLLRRAVEKRAIPRNIVDQVRLEQVMTGANLGEVLWCRLRELKDQGPLPNFLELMKIVQEEEEEEVSFEHENIPGRAGACL